The DNA window GACGGTAACTATCCTTAGAGACAATGCCGGTAAAAAAGACAAAATGACACTCACAGGAAAAGCCATTCTGGATAAGATGACTACGGAAACGCTGAAGTTTAAAGCCAACCCAAGTCCTGCAGAATTAAAACTGCAGAGTCAGTGGCTGACTGGTAAAAAATAAATGAAAAAGCGGGAAGTATTTCCCGCTTTTTTTATGCTTATGTTGTTCAAATTATTCTCTTCTGATAGCTATTCTGAAAGTACTGCCCTTTCCTACTTCGGTTTGAGAAATCTTAATATCTCCGTTATGATATTCGTGGATCACTCGTCTCGCCAGTGACAATCCTAATCCCCAACCTCTTTTTTTGGTAGAATACCCAGGTTTAAAGGCATTTCTGGCCTGTTGTTTGGTCATTCCGCTTCCGTTATCCTTTACTTCTACGAGAATATTTTTATTCCTTTCAAAAACTGACATGATAATCGTTCCCTCACCTTTCATGGCGTCTACAGCATTCTTTACAAGATTTTCAATCACCCAGCTCATCAGGATTTTATTATGAGGAACCAGCAAGGTATAAGTAGGAAGATGTAAAGTAAAATTGATTTTCCTGGAAATTCTTGTCTTTAAATAATCATAGTTTTCCTGAATGGTTTCATTAAAGTTCATATCATTCAGTTCCGGAACAGAGCCTATTTTAGAAAAACGTTCAGATATTGTTCTCAATCTTTCGATATCTTTTTCTATTTCATGCACTCCTTCTGATTCCGGATTATCCAGTTTCATAATCTCCATCCATCCAATCATGGATGATAAGGGTGTACCGATCTGATGGGCTGTTTCTTTAGCCAAACCTGCCCACAGATATCCTTCATCCGTTTTTTTGATGGTTCTGAAAAACCAGAAA is part of the Chryseobacterium lactis genome and encodes:
- a CDS encoding sensor histidine kinase, whose amino-acid sequence is MRKSILTRLNNWIIFVVMTTLVIAIVVASTSLINFLRKEEIKRISLLSKAIRIQQEVKTPDTDVLDLLPEILNINNTIPFIVTDKYKNPILDLGYYRNIPESTIKDPRKLQSLILNMEKNYDPIEIKVPDGNNQFVYYDNSRLLNNLRYSPYILGLFILLYFGFSFWFFRTIKKTDEGYLWAGLAKETAHQIGTPLSSMIGWMEIMKLDNPESEGVHEIEKDIERLRTISERFSKIGSVPELNDMNFNETIQENYDYLKTRISRKINFTLHLPTYTLLVPHNKILMSWVIENLVKNAVDAMKGEGTIIMSVFERNKNILVEVKDNGSGMTKQQARNAFKPGYSTKKRGWGLGLSLARRVIHEYHNGDIKISQTEVGKGSTFRIAIRRE